The following are encoded together in the Brassica napus cultivar Da-Ae chromosome A9, Da-Ae, whole genome shotgun sequence genome:
- the LOC125578386 gene encoding ADP-ribosylation factor 2-B: MGLSFAKLFSRLFAKKEMRILMVGLDAAGKTTILYKLKLGEIVTTIPTIGFNVETVEYKNISFTVWDVGGQDKIRPLWRHYFQNTQGLIFVVDSNDRDRVVEARDELHRMLNEDELRDAVLLVFANKQDLPNAMNAAEITDKLGLHSLRQRHWYIQSTCATSGEGLYEGLDWLSNNIAGKA; the protein is encoded by the exons ATGGGATTGTCGTTCGCGAAGCTTTTTAGCAGGCTTTTTGCCAAGAAGGAGATGAGGATTCTCATGGTTGGTCTTGATGCTGCTGGTAAGACCACCATTTTGTACAAGCTCAAGCTCGGTGAGATTGTCACCACCATTCCCACCATTG GGTTCAATGTTGAAACTGTGGAGTACAAGAACATCAGCTTCACAGTCTGGGATGTCGGGGGTCAAGACAAG ATCCGTCCATTGTGGAGGCACTACTTCCAGAACACTCAAGGTCTCATCTTTGTGGTGGACAGCAATGACAGAGACCGTGTTGTTGAGGCTAGAGATGAATTGCACAGAATGCTTAATGAG GATGAGCTGCGTGATGCTGTTCTGCTTGTGTTTGCTAACAAGCAGGATCTTCCAAATGCTATGAACGCAGCTGAAATCACTGATAAGCTTGGTCTCCACTCACTCCGTCAGCGTCACTG GTACATCCAGAGCACATGTGCCACTTCAGGCGAGGGACTTTACGAAGGTCTTGACTGGTTGTCCAACAACATCGCCGGCAAG